ttaaCCCGGACAAAAAATGTgacaacttttttattttattttttgattttcttttcctctaaaaacatttggtaattttttttcatttcaaactttgttttgtaaaaaaaaaacctgtgggcccactgtccttttttttgtttttttgtcttttaaatctttaaatcgatatttttctttttttttcttcaaaagaaaaacttttgtttattttttaaaaatatttggatgattttaaaaaatctttttctgtaaaatttttgggcatttttttccctctaaaatgtttttttaagaaaacacgCCTTCCTAACTGCAGGAAATGTGTAAGTTTTCAGGGAATTTCAAGAACTCTGCTTCTAtatcacagtttgttttttaaacgtTTCGTGCTGCCGAAGCATCCGGTCGAACGTTACTGAAGCCAGCCGCTCTCAGAACGCCGTTTTATCTGGTCGTGTGAGTAAAAACGCCTCCAGGGTGCAGACAGAAACCAGAGAGCTCCTGCGGCGAGCAGCAGGTCAGTGCTCGGTTAAAGGATGGGGGGGGCTGGTGTCGGGGGTTAACATGGTGATGACGGGGAGAGGTCGTGGGGTCACATACGTGCTGCATTCACCGCTGCAGAACGGCGTATACCTCTGTATACACGGGCTGGACAACCGCCGCGCCGCACGGATCTGAAAACAACAGTTCACAGCTCAGAGACAGTCGAGCGCTGAAGAGCTCctccccaaaacacacacacagtccaccGTCAGAGGGACACACGCTGTCCAACATCAGAGGGACACGCGCTGTCCACCGTCAGAGGGACACACGCTGTCCACCGTCAGAGGGACACGCGCTGTCCAACATCAGAGGGACACGCGCTGTCCAACATCAGAGGGACACGCGCTGTCCACCGTCAGagggacacaaaataaatccaCCTTCATTTTAGCAGCGGGTGAAGTTTAAATagaagtttaatttttaaaatttggagcCGTAAAGTTCTGTCTGGAAAACGTCCTGAATCGTCTCCAAAAAACGATTTTCtcaataaagacatttttattcacaGTCAATCTGTCTACGAAAAGACAAAGACTGAGTCCCTGTAGGACTGCACGATCAGAGACAAaatgatgatcatgatgattTTGATCAATATAGAGACGATAATAATTATCAATAATCAggattatttattgattttaagaACAACATATTGCTTtcacttttggtgatttttaaaaactttttgtgatttttctttaaatacaaatcgtgatgactttttttctttaaaactttttagcattttttgtaaaaagatttttttttctttttgttgatttttatgacttttaaaaagttgatttcatacattttaatacaGATAAAGattatttatagattttaaaGCCGTTTTAGACTGTTTAAGGAGGCGCTGGAGCCTTCAGCTGTTTCCCGTCAGCCCTGCAGCCTGCGGCTCGTTATCTCTCCTCGTGTCTCTGCGCTCCTCGTGTCTTTTGTCTGTCCGTGTCTCTGTGCTCTTTGATTATTAGTTTATCAGattaaagtttgctttttttgtgttttaacacGTTCCTCAAACCTGCCCGCGTGCATTTGAGTCCTCTGACTTCAAATGCGGCTGAATTCATCTCATCTcctccaaaatacaaaaacagacaaaacgcTCTCGTCAAAAGGAGATCAGGAAAGCTGTTTATTTGAGCGTGTTTTTGGGGGGACACGGTGACTTGTCCTCGGCGCATTCATCGCTCTGCAGTCTGAGGGTTAACTGTGCAGCACAGACACGAGCCTCGCTTCAGAGAGCGAGCTCTGCGCCTCCAGCCCCAGATTTTCATTGTTTGCTCTcttgtttttcactcttttattCGGGACTGCAGCTGAAATCTTATAAATGTAATATTCTCATGTTGCTGCTGCAGGATGCACACAGACTCATCGCAGCTGCCGCGGCTCGTAGTTCACAAAGTTTTCCATAAGCGGAGCGCACATTTCAAACGTCAGTCTCGACTGTCTTCATTTAATATGTGAAAGCCAACATCATGATCGTTAATATTTGATTAATCGTGCAGCCCTAACGCTAATACTTTTCTGGTGGTtttgttgtgtgattttggaaGGAAAGTcttcaaacacagaaaagactgagagagaaaaaaagcagagaaagacagagaaatatcacgagatctgtgtgtgtgtgtgtgtgtgtgtgtgtgtggagacagTTTGtgcaaaagaaatcacacaaacatcatcatcatcatcaccatcatcatcaggttgttaaactcctgaaaaaaggaggaaaattatcaaacatggactaataaacaataaataaaatcataaaaaaattaaaataaaataataagtaatatgacaaacatcataaaataaaataaaatgaaataaacggCAGGATCAACACTTTCATGTTACTTatgtaacatttctttttcagtcaGATAACAcgccaaaataataaacatcccaaacacaaaaaaactcccGTTAGATCTGCCTCTCAGCGCGTCATCACATCACAGACTGAATCTGAGCCAAATTATCTATCTCTCTGAAGATGTTAATGACATTGAGAAtgtaaagattgttttttttgtgaataaatgaaaatcaaatgaaaCGTTTTTAAACCTCAGTCTTCTGCAGAAACTGTTTGTACCAGCAGATGGAGCCACTTCACCCGAATATCACTTCAACAACACGGCGCTCcttattatttacttttgatcatatttgatcatatttgtgtgtgtgtatgagtgtgctGCAGTTTactctttttaaatgttcttgtgCACACTGAATGTTCTGCTGTTATGAGGTGATAAGAATAGAAATTACTGTCattgaataaaatcaaaaatgctaTTGTAACAATGACGGAATAACAACCATTTGCACAGAAATGACATGCTGATGCTGTTAATCTGGGCTGCGTGTAAATAAAGTGCCtcattgcaaaaataaaatcagcactGACATCATTTCAGTCCGATTCTCACGGTTTGAATTCTCCACAGACTCTGTGcctccaaaacaaaagcatcagCTTCATTACTGAGTATAAACTTGTTTTCGGTTTTAtgatttgaccaaaaaaaacagagtgagtCGTCTGAATGTGACGGGACACTTACAATGTTAGCGGAGCGCCCGGGACCACGCTGGGCCACGATGGCTCCTGAGATGGCCTTAATCCAACTGTGCATGTCCTCTGGACTGTcagcctgaaacacacacacacacacacacacacacacacacacacacacacagaggatgtTCATGTAGAAACTTTATTTCTGCACTTGGATGTTAAAGAagttattaataaatatataaagtaatGTAACACCGAAAGAATGAAAGAAtagatgacccaaaaattagcaaaaattggaaaaagtacaaagaattagctgaaaatgtgtttataataataataacaacaataataataataataataatacagtttaaaatgatgtttatgatgttaattttgttttaaacatgtaaatatgataattaaaattattgttgTCCTTTTTGTTCCTATGTTTGTCAAAGAAAGCATACTCATTGGCTCACAGTTCagaagtttcaaagggttaataagtgTTTTACCTGAATGTAGAAGGTTCTGGAGCTGGTGACCATTTCAAACAGGTTGTCCCTCATCATCAGCtcactgcacacagacagacgcacAAAGAGTGTACAGAGAGAGTTTAGTCACCACCCACAGACGAGTGACTGACACCGAACATAATTAACATGATGACATAaagtcatttaatattttacttttcttttcttttaaattattttatttcattttattttgttttatttaatttaatcttattttactttgtttgcacatttaaaaacggcattaaaaaaacttcagatattatcaaaaaataggaaaaaaaatctccagaaatatatatattcaaaattacaagaataatattatttaaaatcatgttatggaaatatatctgtatatgtatttttagcactttttgaagcttgttttcttgttccttttgtgttttacttttttttgcttatttgcagGTAATTCTTAGGGAATAAATAATtagtttttactaatgtcttgtatttttttttttaccattttttaaaaaaaatacttttgttctttttttcatgtttataaaaaaaaaaaaaaaaaacccaacaacaacaaaaaaccaaaccagAGGGCGGCTCACCGACCTCTGTTTGCACTCCTGAACTTTGTGGATCTCCTTTAGCGGGATGACTCTCAGCGCCTCCCTCTcctgcacacacaacacaggggacaataacacacacacacacacacacacgcacgcacacacatcatGTCATCACCAAAATCTGCTGTGCATCATGTTCACTGACTGaatgtttgacttttattttgtcgGACTCAACAGGAAACCTCATGTTAAAGACTTTGAACCATCTTTCATTTCACCtgtgacataaaaaagacaaaaaaatgtagccaaaatcatttttaaagaattaagaatgaaaagtgcgtaaaatgtgccaaacagccCCTGAGGGGTAAAAAACACGTCATCAGTCAGCGGTTaacttgacagaaacagaaaaactgtttgaaaccaCTGACTTCTGATTTTAAACACTCACGACTTCAGTCTGCGTGACTGCTGAGTACCTACAgcggaaaacacacacacacacacacactgggtgtGTCCGTCTCTGTTCAGACAGGCTGCGGTTGGGACTCACTAATCTGTCCACACGTGGATCGTATGAGGAGGAATTCAAGACGCACGCCgcagcgtgcagagacacacaactGAGTCAGGGCAAAAcaagcactgtgtgtgtgtgtgtgtgtgtgtgtgtgtgtgtgtgtgtgtgtatgtgtgtgtgtgtgtgtgtttcagcagtCAGTGTATCTTGGTGTTGCAGCCAGCTCTGCTGTAATGAGagactttttaaagcactggTTCCCAGTTGGGT
The sequence above is a segment of the Plectropomus leopardus isolate mb unplaced genomic scaffold, YSFRI_Pleo_2.0 unplaced_scaffold3816, whole genome shotgun sequence genome. Coding sequences within it:
- the LOC121938941 gene encoding pleckstrin homology domain-containing family A member 1-like; this translates as MMRDNLFEMVTSSRTFYIQADSPEDMHSWIKAISGAIVAQRGPGRSANIIRAARRLSSPCIQRYTPFCSGECSTYVTPRPLPVITMLTPDTSPPHPLTEH